Proteins from one Microbacterium proteolyticum genomic window:
- the ruvB gene encoding Holliday junction branch migration DNA helicase RuvB, with product MADVVRDAGSPDDETELAIEGALRPTSLSEFVGQQKVRGQLQLLLDAARIQQRSPDHILLSGPPGLGKTTLAMIVAHESGRPLRLSSGPAIQHAGDLAALLSSLTPGEVLFIDEIHRMARSAEEMLYLAMEDFRIDIMVGKGAGATSIPLDLAPFTLVGATTRAGLLPNPLRDRFGFTAHLEYYEPEELERVVSRSASMLDVGLPGTARTEIARRSRGTPRIANRLLRRVRDYLVVHGPSTGTDAGDADVRTVDAALDLYDVDAIGLDRLDRAVLDALVRRFRGGPVGLSTLAVAVGEEPETIESVVEPYLVRIGFMGRTPRGRVATPEAYDHLGAPHPDGLLRFSQGG from the coding sequence GTGGCTGACGTCGTGCGCGACGCCGGCTCGCCCGACGACGAGACCGAGCTGGCGATCGAGGGCGCCCTGCGTCCCACCTCGCTCAGCGAGTTCGTCGGACAACAGAAGGTGCGCGGTCAGCTGCAGCTCCTCCTCGACGCGGCTCGCATCCAGCAGCGCTCGCCCGACCACATCCTGCTCTCGGGCCCTCCCGGCCTCGGCAAGACCACGCTCGCGATGATCGTGGCGCACGAGAGCGGCCGCCCGCTGCGCCTGTCCAGCGGACCGGCCATCCAGCACGCGGGCGACCTCGCCGCGTTGCTGTCGTCGCTGACACCGGGCGAGGTGCTCTTCATCGACGAGATCCATCGCATGGCGCGCTCCGCCGAAGAGATGCTGTACCTCGCGATGGAGGACTTCCGCATCGACATCATGGTCGGCAAGGGGGCCGGGGCGACGAGCATCCCCCTCGACCTCGCTCCCTTCACGCTGGTGGGGGCGACGACCCGCGCGGGACTCCTCCCCAACCCGCTGCGCGACCGGTTCGGCTTCACCGCCCACCTCGAGTACTACGAGCCGGAAGAGCTCGAGCGGGTCGTCTCGCGGTCGGCATCCATGCTCGACGTCGGTCTCCCCGGCACCGCACGCACCGAGATCGCCCGCCGCTCGCGCGGCACGCCCCGCATCGCCAACCGTCTGCTGCGGCGCGTGCGCGACTACCTCGTCGTGCACGGGCCCTCGACCGGGACGGATGCCGGCGACGCCGACGTCCGCACGGTCGACGCCGCGCTCGACCTCTACGACGTGGATGCCATCGGCTTGGACCGCCTGGACCGGGCGGTGCTCGACGCCCTCGTGCGACGGTTCCGCGGGGGGCCGGTCGGCCTCAGCACCCTGGCGGTCGCCGTCGGCGAGGAACCGGAGACCATCGAGTCGGTCGTCGAGCCGTATCTCGTGCGGATCGGCTTCATGGGGCGAACCCCGCGCGGCCGGGTCGCGACGCCCGAAGCGTACGACCACCTCGGCGCTCCCCACCCCGACGGACTGCTCCGATTCAGTCAAGGGGGATGA
- the ruvA gene encoding Holliday junction branch migration protein RuvA — protein sequence MISSLQGVAAHVGDDALVVVVGGVGLSVAVTPQVARTTHVGAQVHLHTHLVVREDALSLFGFETREELTVFTQLIGVTGVGPKSAMGVLSSLTVPQIAQAVTDDDDAPFKRVSGIGPKTAKLIVVQLAGKLAVPAAQAPAAVAPHGQVPLQVTQALIGLGWSERVAAEAVASVAENAADADRASVQALLRLTLALLGPARREPVGG from the coding sequence ATGATCTCTTCGCTGCAGGGTGTCGCCGCGCACGTCGGCGACGACGCACTCGTCGTGGTCGTCGGGGGAGTGGGGCTCTCGGTGGCCGTGACCCCGCAGGTCGCGCGGACCACCCATGTCGGCGCGCAGGTCCACCTGCACACGCACCTCGTGGTCCGCGAAGACGCCCTGTCGCTCTTCGGTTTCGAGACGCGCGAAGAGCTGACGGTCTTCACGCAGCTCATCGGCGTCACCGGCGTCGGGCCGAAGTCCGCGATGGGGGTGCTCTCGTCGCTGACGGTGCCGCAGATCGCCCAGGCGGTCACCGACGACGACGACGCCCCCTTCAAGCGCGTGTCGGGAATCGGCCCGAAGACCGCGAAGCTCATCGTGGTTCAGCTCGCCGGGAAGCTCGCCGTCCCCGCGGCGCAGGCCCCGGCCGCGGTCGCCCCGCACGGCCAGGTACCCCTGCAGGTCACCCAGGCCCTCATCGGACTCGGGTGGAGCGAACGCGTCGCGGCCGAGGCCGTGGCATCCGTCGCCGAGAACGCCGCCGACGCCGACCGGGCCTCGGTCCAGGCGCTGCTCCGGCTCACGCTCGCGCTGCTGGGCCCCGCGCGCAGGGAGCCCGTCGGTGGCTGA
- the ruvC gene encoding crossover junction endodeoxyribonuclease RuvC, whose amino-acid sequence MSRSLRVLGIDPGLTRCGIGVVDVSPDRTASLVHVGVVRSAVTDPIEKRLAAIAAGIRAVLNAHDPHVVAVERVFAQNNRHSVMGTAQASGIALLLAAEHGIPAATHTPSEVKAAVTGYGSADKLQVQTMVARVLRLDALPQPADAADALAIALCHGWRGGAAAPATGGALTPAQKAWRDAEKRQSAPTTRVARTKVRTGA is encoded by the coding sequence GTGTCTCGTTCTCTGCGCGTCCTCGGCATCGACCCGGGCCTGACGCGCTGCGGCATCGGCGTGGTCGACGTCTCACCGGACCGCACGGCATCCCTCGTGCATGTCGGCGTGGTCCGCTCCGCCGTCACCGATCCCATCGAGAAGCGCCTCGCCGCGATCGCCGCGGGGATCCGCGCGGTGCTGAACGCCCACGATCCCCACGTCGTCGCCGTCGAGCGCGTGTTCGCCCAGAACAACCGCCACTCGGTGATGGGCACCGCGCAGGCCAGCGGCATCGCCCTCCTGCTCGCCGCCGAACACGGAATCCCCGCGGCCACCCACACGCCGAGCGAGGTCAAGGCCGCCGTGACCGGCTACGGCTCGGCCGACAAGCTGCAGGTGCAGACGATGGTGGCGCGGGTGCTCCGCCTGGATGCCCTTCCCCAACCCGCCGACGCGGCCGACGCCCTCGCCATCGCCCTGTGCCACGGCTGGCGCGGGGGAGCGGCTGCGCCCGCGACCGGCGGCGCTCTGACCCCCGCCCAGAAGGCATGGCGGGATGCCGAGAAGCGACAGAGCGCCCCGACGACGCGTGTCGCTCGAACAAAGGTCCGAACCGGCGCGTAG
- a CDS encoding YebC/PmpR family DNA-binding transcriptional regulator: protein MSGHSKWATTKHKKAVIDSRRAKSWAKLIKNIEVAAKLGGADLQGNPTLFDAVLKAKKTSVPKDNIDRAIKRGAGIGGEAVEYASIMYEGYGPNGVAFLIECLTDNKNRAAAEVRTALSRNGGTLADPGSVAYNFSRKGVIVVPSEGTTEDDVMLAVLEAGAEEVEPHGEGFGVITEASDLVSVRSALQEAGIEYDSADVEFVPSLKVEVDADTARKVFRLIDALEDSDDVQNVYTNFDMTPEVQAELENDE from the coding sequence ATGTCCGGACACTCCAAATGGGCCACGACCAAGCACAAGAAGGCGGTCATCGACTCCCGCCGCGCCAAGTCGTGGGCCAAGCTGATCAAGAACATCGAGGTCGCCGCCAAGCTCGGTGGGGCGGACCTCCAGGGCAACCCGACGCTCTTCGACGCGGTGCTCAAGGCCAAGAAGACCTCGGTCCCCAAAGACAACATCGACCGTGCGATCAAGCGCGGGGCCGGCATCGGCGGCGAGGCCGTCGAGTACGCCTCGATCATGTACGAGGGCTACGGCCCCAACGGCGTCGCGTTCCTCATCGAGTGTCTGACCGACAACAAGAACCGCGCGGCGGCCGAGGTGCGCACCGCTCTCAGCCGTAACGGCGGCACCCTCGCCGACCCGGGCAGCGTCGCCTACAACTTCAGCCGCAAGGGCGTCATCGTCGTCCCGTCCGAGGGCACGACCGAGGACGACGTCATGCTCGCGGTCCTCGAGGCCGGCGCCGAAGAGGTCGAGCCGCACGGCGAGGGCTTCGGCGTCATCACCGAGGCGAGCGACCTCGTGTCGGTGCGCTCCGCGCTGCAGGAGGCCGGCATCGAGTACGACTCCGCCGACGTCGAGTTCGTCCCCTCCCTCAAGGTCGAGGTCGACGCCGACACCGCGCGCAAGGTCTTCCGTTTGATCGACGCCCTCGAAGACAGCGACGACGTGCAGAACGTCTACACGAACTTCGACATGACCCCCGAGGTGCAGGCCGAACTCGAGAACGACGAGTAA
- the pdxT gene encoding pyridoxal 5'-phosphate synthase glutaminase subunit PdxT: MAGNSPRVGVLALQGDVREHLRVLANLGADARPVRRTSELAEVEGLVLPGGESSVIDKLARAFDLFDPIRAAIADGLPVLGTCAGLILLADRIDGAIEGQRTFGGLDVRVQRNAFGSQTQSFETDLAVPVLGEPPVHAVFIRAPVVTETGPDATPLATLPDGRVVAVEQDNLLGLAFHPESTGETRFHARFLDRVRNRAGVSAPAL; the protein is encoded by the coding sequence GTGGCTGGTAACAGCCCCCGCGTCGGCGTCCTCGCCCTCCAGGGCGACGTCCGCGAGCACCTGCGCGTGCTCGCAAACCTGGGCGCCGACGCCCGGCCCGTCCGGCGGACGTCGGAGCTGGCCGAGGTGGAGGGGCTCGTGCTCCCGGGCGGGGAGTCGAGCGTCATCGACAAGCTCGCGCGGGCGTTCGACCTGTTCGATCCGATCCGCGCCGCGATCGCCGACGGCCTCCCGGTGCTCGGCACGTGCGCGGGGCTGATCCTCCTCGCCGACCGCATCGACGGCGCGATCGAGGGCCAGCGCACCTTCGGCGGGCTCGACGTCCGGGTGCAGCGCAACGCCTTCGGCTCGCAGACGCAGTCGTTCGAGACCGACCTGGCCGTCCCCGTCCTGGGCGAGCCGCCGGTGCACGCCGTGTTCATCCGCGCGCCCGTGGTGACCGAGACGGGCCCGGATGCCACCCCTCTGGCGACCCTGCCCGACGGTCGCGTCGTCGCCGTCGAGCAGGACAACCTCCTGGGGCTCGCGTTCCACCCCGAATCCACCGGCGAGACGCGCTTCCACGCGCGCTTCCTCGACCGTGTCCGCAACCGCGCCGGGGTGTCGGCGCCCGCGCTCTAG
- the pdxS gene encoding pyridoxal 5'-phosphate synthase lyase subunit PdxS produces the protein MTDTGTSRVKRGLAEMLKGGVIMDVVTAEQARIAEDAGAVAVMALERVPADIRAQGGVARMSDPDLIDDIIATVSIPVMAKARIGHFVEAQILQELGVDYIDESEVLSPADYVNHIDKWNFTVPFVCGATNLGEALRRITEGAAMIRSKGEAGTGDVSEATKHIRTITGEINALRAKTKDELYVAAKELQAPYELVAEIAETGKLPVVLFTAGGVATPADAAMMMQLGADGVFVGSGIFKSGNPAQRAAAIVKATTFHDDPKIVAEASRGLGEAMVGINVADLPAPHRLAERGW, from the coding sequence ATGACCGACACCGGAACCTCCCGCGTCAAGCGCGGACTCGCCGAGATGCTCAAGGGCGGCGTCATCATGGACGTCGTCACCGCGGAGCAGGCCCGCATCGCCGAAGATGCCGGCGCCGTCGCCGTCATGGCCCTCGAGCGCGTTCCCGCGGACATCCGCGCGCAGGGCGGCGTGGCCCGCATGAGCGACCCCGACCTCATCGACGACATCATCGCGACGGTCTCGATCCCCGTGATGGCCAAGGCGCGCATCGGGCACTTCGTCGAGGCGCAGATCCTGCAGGAGCTCGGTGTCGACTACATCGACGAGTCCGAAGTGCTCTCGCCCGCCGACTACGTCAACCACATCGACAAGTGGAACTTCACCGTTCCGTTCGTGTGCGGCGCGACCAACCTGGGCGAGGCCCTCCGCCGCATCACCGAGGGCGCGGCGATGATCCGCTCGAAGGGCGAGGCCGGGACCGGCGACGTCTCCGAGGCGACCAAGCACATCCGGACCATCACGGGCGAGATCAACGCGCTGCGCGCGAAGACCAAGGACGAGCTGTACGTCGCGGCCAAGGAGCTGCAGGCCCCGTACGAACTCGTCGCCGAGATCGCCGAGACCGGGAAGCTCCCGGTCGTCCTGTTCACCGCCGGCGGCGTGGCCACCCCGGCCGACGCGGCGATGATGATGCAGCTCGGCGCCGACGGCGTGTTCGTCGGGTCGGGCATCTTCAAGTCCGGAAACCCCGCGCAGCGTGCCGCCGCGATCGTCAAGGCCACCACCTTCCACGACGACCCGAAGATCGTGGCCGAGGCCTCGCGCGGTCTCGGCGAGGCGATGGTGGGCATCAACGTCGCCGACCTCCCCGCGCCGCACCGCCTGGCCGAGCGTGGCTGGTAA
- a CDS encoding aminotransferase class I/II-fold pyridoxal phosphate-dependent enzyme, with amino-acid sequence MTVDITGRSASEIAADLRERIERGQLRPGDALAPVRALAADLGVNRNTVVAAYRLLAQAGLVVARGRGGTRVAGLAPVAQEGYAAGTVLRDVGTGNPDPTLIPDPAAALARSGRPVLYGEPVVDPGLEAWAREWMAEGLPDGAPRITVTSGASDAIERLLAQALQRDDAVALEDPCFLSALHTVRQGGYRAVPVAVDAEGMTVEGLRAALADGVRAVICTPRAHNPTGASLTEERAAQLRAVLADHPYVLVIEDDHFSLLSRAPLRSVIGDAQQRWARIRSVSKFLGPDMCLAVVASDDETADRLALRLTPGTTWVSHILQRLTLALVTDPEVRQGIDRAAAHYAARNDAFAAALEARGLPVSVGDGLNLWMPLPVPAARVREDLMRRGWLVRDGDHFFLSPDTAGDYLRLTVHQLDDHEATALADDLATAVAALRPTPRGGRIEG; translated from the coding sequence ATGACCGTCGACATCACCGGGCGCTCGGCATCCGAGATCGCCGCGGACCTGCGGGAGCGCATCGAGCGCGGACAGCTGCGGCCGGGCGATGCACTCGCCCCCGTGCGCGCCCTCGCCGCCGATCTCGGCGTGAACCGCAACACCGTCGTCGCCGCCTACCGCCTGCTCGCCCAGGCCGGACTCGTCGTCGCGCGCGGGCGGGGCGGTACCCGGGTCGCAGGTCTCGCTCCCGTGGCGCAGGAGGGGTATGCGGCCGGGACCGTGCTGCGCGACGTCGGCACCGGCAACCCCGACCCGACGCTCATCCCCGACCCCGCCGCGGCCCTCGCGCGGTCGGGTCGTCCCGTGCTGTACGGCGAACCCGTCGTCGACCCGGGGCTGGAGGCGTGGGCACGCGAATGGATGGCCGAGGGGCTGCCCGACGGTGCTCCCCGCATCACCGTGACCAGCGGCGCGAGCGACGCGATCGAGCGACTGCTGGCCCAGGCGCTGCAGCGCGACGACGCCGTCGCCCTCGAAGACCCCTGCTTCCTCTCGGCGCTGCACACGGTGCGTCAGGGCGGCTACCGCGCGGTGCCGGTGGCGGTGGATGCCGAGGGCATGACCGTCGAGGGGTTGCGGGCCGCGCTGGCCGACGGCGTCCGGGCGGTGATCTGCACGCCGCGCGCGCACAACCCCACCGGCGCGAGCCTCACCGAGGAACGCGCTGCGCAGCTTCGGGCGGTGCTCGCGGACCACCCCTACGTGCTGGTCATCGAGGACGACCACTTCTCGCTGCTCTCGCGCGCTCCCCTCCGCTCGGTCATCGGGGACGCCCAGCAGCGGTGGGCCCGCATCCGCTCGGTGTCGAAGTTCCTCGGACCGGACATGTGCCTCGCGGTCGTGGCATCCGACGACGAGACCGCTGACCGACTCGCGCTGCGCCTCACCCCGGGGACGACCTGGGTGAGCCACATCCTCCAGCGTCTCACTCTCGCGCTCGTCACCGATCCTGAGGTGCGCCAGGGGATCGACCGGGCCGCGGCGCACTACGCCGCTCGCAACGACGCGTTCGCGGCCGCCCTCGAGGCCCGCGGACTGCCGGTCTCCGTCGGCGACGGCCTGAACCTCTGGATGCCGCTCCCGGTCCCCGCCGCCCGTGTTCGCGAAGACCTCATGCGTCGCGGCTGGCTGGTCCGCGACGGCGACCACTTCTTCCTCTCCCCCGACACCGCCGGCGACTACCTCCGCCTCACCGTCCACCAACTCGACGACCACGAGGCGACGGCTCTCGCCGACGACCTCGCCACGGCCGTCGCCGCGCTCCGGCCGACGCCGCGAGGTGGGAGGATCGAAGGATGA
- the pdxY gene encoding pyridoxal kinase PdxY: MKVLSIQSAVAYGHVGNSAAVFPLQRIGVEVLPVYTVTFSNHTGYGAWRGPLISPADVADVITGIEERGVLGEIDVVLSGYQGGEGIADVIIDAVARVKKANPDAVYACDPVMGNAKSGCFVAPAIPELLRERVIPVADIITPNQFELGFLTGTEPGSIESTLESADLARARGPRTVLVTSVERPDRVPDTIEMMVVDDAGAWIVQTPLIPMKANGSGDVTAALFTAHYRRSGDAADALARTASSVFDLLSNTYEAGSRELLLVESQEAYAHPRLQFPVRQVR, encoded by the coding sequence ATGAAGGTCCTCTCGATCCAGTCGGCCGTCGCCTATGGCCACGTCGGAAACTCGGCCGCCGTCTTCCCGCTCCAGCGCATCGGCGTGGAGGTGCTGCCCGTCTACACGGTCACCTTCTCCAACCACACCGGCTACGGCGCGTGGCGAGGGCCCCTCATCTCCCCCGCCGACGTCGCCGACGTCATCACCGGCATCGAGGAGCGCGGGGTCCTCGGCGAGATCGACGTGGTCCTGTCGGGCTACCAGGGCGGCGAGGGCATCGCCGACGTCATCATCGACGCCGTCGCCCGGGTGAAGAAGGCGAATCCGGATGCCGTCTACGCGTGCGACCCGGTCATGGGCAACGCCAAGTCGGGCTGCTTCGTCGCACCGGCCATCCCCGAGCTCCTGCGCGAGCGGGTGATCCCCGTGGCGGACATCATCACGCCCAACCAGTTCGAGCTCGGCTTCCTCACCGGCACCGAGCCGGGGAGCATCGAGTCCACCCTCGAATCCGCCGACCTCGCGCGCGCCCGCGGACCCCGCACCGTCCTCGTCACGAGCGTCGAGCGACCCGACCGCGTGCCCGACACGATCGAGATGATGGTCGTCGACGACGCGGGCGCCTGGATCGTGCAGACGCCGCTCATCCCGATGAAGGCGAACGGCTCGGGCGACGTGACGGCGGCGCTCTTCACGGCCCACTACCGCCGGAGCGGCGACGCCGCCGACGCGCTCGCCCGCACGGCATCCAGCGTTTTCGACCTGTTGTCGAACACGTACGAGGCCGGCTCGCGCGAGCTGCTGCTCGTCGAGTCGCAGGAGGCGTACGCGCACCCGCGCCTGCAGTTCCCCGTGCGGCAGGTGCGCTGA
- a CDS encoding HIT family protein has protein sequence MTNEPDASDGGDAQIIAAAELPGVPDEFQRLWTPHRMAYIQAGREPMEQNCPFCAAPGKSDEDGLIVARGKSAYVLLNLFPYNSGHLLVCPYRHIATYDQATDEEVAEIGALTQRGMRVLRAVSRCDGFNLGMNQGAIAGAGVDAHLHQHIVPRWASDANFFPIIAKTKALPQLLGDVRRAVADAWNA, from the coding sequence GTGACGAACGAACCGGATGCCTCCGACGGCGGCGATGCGCAGATCATCGCCGCCGCGGAGCTCCCGGGGGTGCCCGACGAGTTCCAGCGTCTGTGGACACCGCACCGCATGGCCTACATCCAGGCCGGCCGCGAGCCCATGGAGCAGAACTGCCCGTTCTGCGCCGCGCCGGGGAAGTCCGACGAGGACGGCCTGATCGTCGCGCGCGGGAAGAGCGCCTATGTGCTGCTCAACCTGTTCCCGTACAACTCCGGACACCTGCTCGTGTGCCCGTACCGCCACATCGCCACCTACGACCAGGCGACCGACGAAGAGGTCGCCGAGATCGGCGCGCTGACGCAGCGCGGCATGCGCGTGCTCCGCGCCGTGTCGCGCTGCGACGGATTCAACCTCGGCATGAACCAGGGGGCGATCGCCGGGGCCGGCGTCGACGCGCACCTGCACCAGCACATCGTTCCCCGGTGGGCGTCGGATGCCAACTTCTTCCCGATCATCGCCAAGACCAAAGCCCTGCCCCAGTTGCTCGGCGACGTGCGCCGCGCCGTCGCCGACGCGTGGAACGCCTGA
- the thrS gene encoding threonine--tRNA ligase produces the protein MRHSACRRGHARRVAWIRPIQETALTDAALPSEQTYPADGFALFPDRSVVALRVNGELKDLATTVHAHDRIEPVTIDSPEGLSILRHSTAHVLAQAVQRVKPQANLGIGPPVTDGFYYDFQVDDPFTPEDLKVIKKEMERIVRENQRFVRRVVTDDEARAELTDEPFKLELIGLKGGSAEAAEGANVEVGAGELTIYDNVNRDGETVWKDLCRGPHVPGTRLIGNGWDLTRIAGAYWRGSEKNPQLQRIYGTAWATKDDLRAYQHRLEEAAKRDHRKLGKELDLFSFPDEIGPGLSVFHPKGGIIRYEIERYMRERLLASGYQVVNTPHITKGDLFITSGHLQWYADGMYPPMTLDEVVDADGHVSREGQEYYLKPMNCPFHNLIFRSRGRSYRELPLRLSEFGSVYRYEKSGTLAGLTRVRGMTQDDTHIYVTADQVKGELTHSLDFVLQTLRDYGLHDFYLELSTKEEGNPKFIGDDTLWTEATETLREVAEASGLELVPDPGGAAFYGPKISVQARDAIGRTWQMSTIQLDFNQPERFELEYTGPDGEKHRPVMIHRALFGSVERFFAILLEHYAGAFPVWLSPVQVVAVPVAAEYGEYLDGIVAELRAKGVRAEVDHSDDRMQKKIRTHTTQKVPLQLIAGEADRAGGTVSFRFRDGTQLNGIPADEAIARITGAIATRALIDTAEDLA, from the coding sequence ATGCGGCACTCCGCGTGCCGTCGAGGCCACGCCCGGCGGGTAGCCTGGATTCGACCCATCCAGGAGACCGCCTTGACTGATGCCGCCCTGCCGTCGGAGCAGACCTACCCCGCCGACGGCTTCGCCCTCTTCCCCGACCGTTCGGTCGTCGCCCTGCGCGTGAACGGTGAGCTGAAAGACCTCGCGACGACCGTCCACGCGCACGACCGGATCGAGCCGGTGACGATCGACAGCCCCGAGGGACTGTCGATCCTGCGGCACTCGACGGCGCACGTCCTCGCCCAGGCGGTGCAGCGCGTGAAGCCCCAGGCGAACCTCGGCATCGGACCGCCCGTCACCGACGGCTTCTACTACGACTTCCAGGTCGACGACCCCTTCACTCCGGAAGACCTCAAGGTCATCAAGAAGGAGATGGAGCGGATCGTCCGCGAGAACCAGCGGTTCGTGCGCCGCGTCGTCACCGACGACGAGGCCCGGGCCGAACTCACCGACGAGCCGTTCAAGCTCGAGCTGATCGGCCTCAAGGGCGGATCCGCCGAGGCCGCCGAAGGTGCGAACGTCGAGGTCGGCGCCGGCGAACTGACGATCTACGACAACGTGAACCGCGACGGCGAGACCGTCTGGAAAGACCTGTGCCGCGGACCGCACGTCCCGGGCACGCGCCTCATCGGCAACGGCTGGGACCTCACCCGCATCGCCGGCGCCTACTGGCGCGGCAGCGAGAAGAACCCGCAGCTGCAGCGCATCTACGGCACCGCCTGGGCGACCAAGGACGACCTGCGCGCCTACCAGCACCGTCTGGAAGAGGCCGCCAAGCGCGACCACCGCAAGCTCGGCAAGGAGCTCGACCTCTTCTCGTTCCCCGACGAGATCGGCCCGGGCCTGAGCGTGTTCCACCCCAAGGGCGGAATCATCCGGTACGAGATCGAGCGCTACATGCGCGAGCGTCTGCTCGCCAGCGGCTACCAGGTGGTGAACACGCCCCACATCACCAAGGGCGACCTGTTCATCACCAGCGGTCACCTGCAGTGGTACGCCGACGGCATGTACCCCCCGATGACGCTCGACGAGGTCGTGGACGCCGACGGGCACGTGTCGCGCGAGGGCCAGGAGTACTACCTGAAGCCCATGAACTGCCCGTTCCATAACCTGATCTTCCGCTCGCGCGGTCGCAGCTACCGCGAGCTGCCCCTGCGGCTGAGCGAGTTCGGGTCGGTCTACCGCTACGAGAAGAGCGGCACGCTCGCGGGCCTGACCCGCGTACGCGGCATGACCCAGGACGACACGCACATCTACGTCACCGCGGACCAGGTGAAGGGCGAGCTGACCCACAGCCTCGACTTCGTGCTGCAGACGCTGCGCGACTACGGCCTGCACGACTTCTACCTCGAGCTGTCGACGAAGGAGGAGGGCAACCCCAAGTTCATCGGCGACGACACGCTGTGGACCGAGGCGACCGAGACCCTCCGAGAGGTCGCCGAGGCCTCGGGCCTCGAGCTCGTCCCCGACCCGGGCGGAGCCGCGTTCTACGGCCCGAAGATCTCGGTCCAGGCCCGCGACGCGATCGGCCGCACCTGGCAGATGTCGACGATCCAGCTCGACTTCAACCAGCCCGAGCGCTTCGAGTTGGAATACACCGGGCCGGACGGCGAGAAGCACCGCCCCGTGATGATCCACCGCGCGCTCTTCGGCTCGGTGGAGCGCTTCTTCGCCATCCTGCTCGAGCACTACGCCGGCGCGTTCCCGGTGTGGCTCTCGCCCGTGCAGGTCGTGGCGGTGCCGGTGGCCGCGGAGTACGGCGAGTACCTCGACGGCATCGTCGCCGAGCTCCGCGCGAAGGGCGTCCGCGCCGAGGTCGATCACAGCGACGACCGCATGCAGAAGAAGATCCGCACGCACACCACGCAGAAGGTGCCGCTCCAGCTCATCGCCGGCGAGGCCGACCGCGCCGGCGGCACCGTGTCGTTCCGCTTCCGCGACGGCACGCAGCTCAACGGCATCCCGGCCGACGAAGCCATCGCGCGCATCACCGGTGCGATCGCGACCCGCGCACTCATCGACACCGCCGAGGACCTGGCGTGA
- a CDS encoding SLC13 family permease: MTLAIIGGALWILGIIALLVGIFPADQALAVADRVWPILLFVVAVTVVAELASRAGLFDVVAARLARIARGRTAWLWVLVVALATVATAFLSLDTTAVLLTPVVVAMAVARKLDPLPFAFVTVVLANTASLFLPVSNLTNLLASDALGGHDPVAFLALLGPSALIAVAVSVVVLTVVFLRKLPKTYPDAASPAVADPVLLRVSAVVTVALLPLLVIGLDPWMPALAAAVVLIVTFALRAPRALGIRLVPWSLLVFAGGLFLAVGALEAVGIGRVTSVLAGSGDDLVSLWQLAGVGALAANGINNLPAYLAMESVAGSPVRLAALLIGVNAGPIVTPWASLATLLWHDRLVAAGVEVRWSRFVLLGAVIAPLILVLAVLPLTL; encoded by the coding sequence GTGACTCTGGCCATCATCGGCGGCGCGCTGTGGATCCTCGGCATCATCGCGCTCCTCGTCGGCATCTTCCCCGCCGACCAGGCCCTCGCCGTCGCCGACCGCGTCTGGCCCATCCTGCTGTTCGTGGTGGCGGTCACGGTGGTGGCGGAGCTGGCATCCAGGGCGGGGTTGTTCGACGTCGTCGCCGCCCGCCTCGCGCGGATCGCGCGCGGGCGCACGGCGTGGTTGTGGGTGCTCGTCGTCGCGCTGGCCACCGTCGCGACGGCCTTCCTCTCTCTCGACACGACCGCGGTGCTGCTCACCCCGGTCGTGGTGGCGATGGCGGTGGCCCGGAAACTCGACCCACTGCCCTTCGCCTTCGTCACGGTGGTGCTCGCGAACACCGCGTCCCTCTTCCTGCCCGTGTCGAATCTCACGAACCTGCTGGCATCCGACGCGCTCGGCGGGCACGACCCCGTGGCCTTCCTCGCTCTGCTCGGCCCGTCCGCGCTCATCGCCGTCGCGGTGTCGGTGGTGGTCCTGACGGTCGTGTTCCTGCGAAAGCTGCCGAAGACGTACCCGGATGCCGCCTCCCCCGCCGTCGCGGACCCCGTCCTGCTGCGCGTGTCCGCCGTCGTCACCGTGGCCCTGCTGCCCCTGCTCGTGATCGGGTTGGACCCGTGGATGCCGGCCCTCGCCGCCGCGGTCGTGCTCATCGTGACCTTCGCCCTGCGCGCGCCCCGGGCTCTCGGCATCCGGCTCGTGCCCTGGTCTCTGCTCGTGTTCGCGGGCGGGCTGTTCCTCGCCGTCGGCGCGCTCGAAGCCGTGGGCATCGGTCGCGTCACGTCGGTGCTCGCCGGCTCGGGGGACGACCTCGTGTCGCTGTGGCAGTTGGCGGGTGTCGGAGCGCTCGCGGCGAACGGGATCAACAACCTCCCGGCCTACCTCGCGATGGAGTCGGTCGCCGGCTCCCCCGTGCGTCTGGCGGCACTCCTCATCGGGGTGAATGCGGGACCGATCGTCACGCCGTGGGCCTCGCTCGCGACGCTGCTGTGGCACGACCGGCTGGTGGCGGCGGGAGTCGAAGTCCGATGGAGCCGGTTCGTCCTCCTCGGTGCCGTCATCGCGCCGCTGATCCTGGTGCTCGCCGTCCTGCCGCTGACGTTGTGA